In Populus trichocarpa isolate Nisqually-1 chromosome 16, P.trichocarpa_v4.1, whole genome shotgun sequence, a genomic segment contains:
- the LOC7464102 gene encoding transcription factor ORG2 isoform X2 — translation MLEELSPISLFSTFGWPLEEAISHEQLYSFRDGETPESFTHFPPSQPDVRQLDRSTSFTAHSGSGDPSMAKKLNHNASERDRRKKINSLYSSLRSLLPAADQRKLSIPYTVSRVLVYIPKLQQQVERLIQRKEELLSKLSRQADDLTHQENQRKGTMYSSLSSVSASRLSDREVVIHISTNKLHRSSLSEILVNLEEAGLLLLNSSSFESFGGRVFYNLHLQAMEGTYTVECEALNERLVSLCEKRESLFPLNSSSPYSNCVF, via the exons ATGTTAGAAGAATTATCTCCCATCAGTTTGTTCTCAACATTTGGATGGCCCTTGGAGGAAGCCATAAGCCATGAACAGCTCTACAGCTTTAGAGATGGTGAAACTCCAGAGTCATTTACTCACTTCCCTCCATCTCAGCCAGATGTAAGACAGCTTGATCGCTCCACATCATTCACGGCCCACAGTGGAAGCGGTGACCCTAGCATGGCTAAGAAGCTTAACCACAACGCTAGCGAACGTGACCGTCGCAAAAAGATCAACAGTTTGTATTCTTCACTCCGTTCACTACTTCCTGCAGCCGATCAAAGG AAATTAAGCATACCGTATACAGTTTCACGTGTGCTTGTATACATACCAAAACTTCAACAACAAGTGGAGAGACTGATTCAAAGGAAGGAGGAGCTTCTATCGAAGTTATCTAGGCAAGCTGACGATTTAACtcatcaagaaaatcaaagaaaaggcACCATGTATAGCTCTTTATCATCGGTATCGGCGAGCCGGCTCAGTGACAGGGAAGTTGTCATTCATATCTCAACTAACAAGCTCCATAGAAGTTCATTATCAGAAATCTTGGTTAATTTAGAGGAGGCTGGACTTCTTCTACTAAATTCTTCTTCCTTCGAGTCCTTTGGAGGCAGAGTCTTCTATAATTTACACCTTCAG GCCATGGAAGGAACTTACACAGTAGAGTGCGAGGCCTTGAATGAGAGGCTTGTGTCCTTGTGCGAGAAGAGGGAGTCATTGTTTCCATTAAATTCAAGTTCTCCATATTCCAACTGTGTATTCTAG
- the LOC7464102 gene encoding transcription factor ORG2 isoform X1 produces the protein MLEELSPISLFSTFGWPLEEAISHEQLYSFRDGETPESFTHFPPSQPDVRQLDRSTSFTAHSGSGDPSMAKKLNHNASERDRRKKINSLYSSLRSLLPAADQRKKLSIPYTVSRVLVYIPKLQQQVERLIQRKEELLSKLSRQADDLTHQENQRKGTMYSSLSSVSASRLSDREVVIHISTNKLHRSSLSEILVNLEEAGLLLLNSSSFESFGGRVFYNLHLQAMEGTYTVECEALNERLVSLCEKRESLFPLNSSSPYSNCVF, from the exons ATGTTAGAAGAATTATCTCCCATCAGTTTGTTCTCAACATTTGGATGGCCCTTGGAGGAAGCCATAAGCCATGAACAGCTCTACAGCTTTAGAGATGGTGAAACTCCAGAGTCATTTACTCACTTCCCTCCATCTCAGCCAGATGTAAGACAGCTTGATCGCTCCACATCATTCACGGCCCACAGTGGAAGCGGTGACCCTAGCATGGCTAAGAAGCTTAACCACAACGCTAGCGAACGTGACCGTCGCAAAAAGATCAACAGTTTGTATTCTTCACTCCGTTCACTACTTCCTGCAGCCGATCAAAGG AAGAAATTAAGCATACCGTATACAGTTTCACGTGTGCTTGTATACATACCAAAACTTCAACAACAAGTGGAGAGACTGATTCAAAGGAAGGAGGAGCTTCTATCGAAGTTATCTAGGCAAGCTGACGATTTAACtcatcaagaaaatcaaagaaaaggcACCATGTATAGCTCTTTATCATCGGTATCGGCGAGCCGGCTCAGTGACAGGGAAGTTGTCATTCATATCTCAACTAACAAGCTCCATAGAAGTTCATTATCAGAAATCTTGGTTAATTTAGAGGAGGCTGGACTTCTTCTACTAAATTCTTCTTCCTTCGAGTCCTTTGGAGGCAGAGTCTTCTATAATTTACACCTTCAG GCCATGGAAGGAACTTACACAGTAGAGTGCGAGGCCTTGAATGAGAGGCTTGTGTCCTTGTGCGAGAAGAGGGAGTCATTGTTTCCATTAAATTCAAGTTCTCCATATTCCAACTGTGTATTCTAG
- the LOC7464103 gene encoding uncharacterized protein LOC7464103 — protein MATKGSGLKSTSINGVKIYMVSSQQRNPASWVGSKKQRPSRKDKNYQQKIELVQDLTFPTATSRIKVTPDGEFLIASGIHPPQIKVYELREFALKFERHFDSEIIDFQILDDDYSKLAFLCADRSVCLHAKYGKHYTLRIPRMGRDMAYDCWSCDLLCAASSSDLYRINLEKGQFLSPLRTQSPGLNVVCRSKLHGLVACGGDDGAVECFDMRTKSSIGRINAVEHGGDISEEVTALKFDEDGGFTMAVGSSGGKVLLYDLRSSHPMRVKDHMYGSAILDIKWHRTLNSERQKLITTDKHVVRIWDPETGDGMTSIEPTAGTINDICVFSKSGLMFLALDCSQIPSYFIPSLGPAPKWLPSIENLTEEMEEDAQTTIYDNFKFLTKEDLEKLNLTSLIGTNLLRASMHGFFIDYKLYKKAKQYTEPFEYETYREQQTQKKLEEQFVSRITIPKKLPKVNRKLAASVIEKEAEIEQIEADKNETKKASRKKKGLGPEIFEDERFKALFEDKDFEIDENSTEYLALHPMASMKQPSLVAEHFELLTEDEDQSLSDSDNSAASQSSGDEHSNGNRKLKKKPRLYEVKDERHAEAFWNRESLADEDSLPLGERAAALGDNLLTSARNNIKFGPGGSREISFTTRSSATYKEDGEDKDMQREKRRGIQSLGLKSARSGFRGNRRGGSRGRGRRGRH, from the exons ATGGCAACGAAAGGTAGCGGATTGAAATCAACGTCGATAAATGGAGTGAAGATATACATGGTTTCTTCACAGCAACGTAATCCTGCTTCTTGGGTTGGCTCCAAAAAGCAACGTCCTTCTCGCAAAGATAAAa ATTATCAGCAAAAGATAGAGTTGGTTCAGGATTTAACATTTCCAACCGCTACGAGTAGAATTAAGGTGACCCCAGATGGAGAATTTCTTATTGCATCAG GAATACACCCACCACAAATCAAAGTGTACGAGTTAAGAGAGTTCGCATTGAAGTTTGAAAGACACTTTGATTCTGAGATAAttgattttcag ATATTGGATGATGACTATTCGAAGCTTGCATTTTTATGTGCTGATCGTTCTGTTTGCCTGCATGCGAAATATGGGAAACACTACACTTTGCGAATTCCAAG AATGGGAAGGGATATGGCGTATGATTGTTGGTCTTGTGACTTGCTCTGTGCTGCCTCATCTTCAGATTTATATCGGATTAATTTAGAAAAG GGGCAATTTCTCTCCCCCCTCAGAACACAATCACCAGGTCTAAATGTAGTTTGTCGGAG CAAGCTTCATGGACTTGTTGCTTgtggtggtgatgatggtgCTGTCGAATGTTTTGACATGAGAACAAAATCTTCAATTGGTAGAATTAATGCTGTTGAACATGGTGGTGATATTAGCGAG GAGGTCACTGCATTAAAGTTTGATGAAGATGGGGGTTTCACCATGGCTGTTGGAAGCAGTGGTGGAAAG GTGCTGCTCTATGACTTGAGATCCTCACATCCCATGCGAGTCAAGGACCATAT GTATGGCAGTGCAATATTGGACATCAAGTGGCATCGTACTCTTAATTCTGAAAGACAGAAGCTTATTACCACAGATAAACATGTTGTTAGAATATGGGACCCTGAGACG GGAGATGGCATGACAAGCATTGAACCTACTGCTGGAACAATAAATGATATATGTGTTTTCAGTAAAAGCGGCTTAATGTTCCTGGCACTGGACTGCAGCCAGATACCATCTTACTTTATACCTTCTCTGGGACCTGCTCCAAAGTGGTTGCCTAGTATCGAAAATCTAACG gAAGAGATGGAGGAGGATGCGCAAACAACCATTTatgataatttcaaatttttgacAAAAGAAGATCTTGAGAAATTGAACTTGACAAGTCTGATTGGCACCAATCTTCTAAGAGCCTCTATGCATGGTTTCtttattgattataaattatataagaag GCAAAACAATACACGGAACCGTTTGAATATGAAACTTACAGAGAGCAGCAGACGcagaagaaattggaagaacaatttGTGTCTCGGATTACG ATTCCAAAAAAATTGCCGAAGGTTAACCGTAAACTTGCAGCCAGTGTCATTGAAAAAGAAGCTGAAATTGAACAGATCGAGGCTGATAAAAACGAGACCAAGAAAGcatcaaggaaaaagaaaggacTTGGCCCTGAGATTTTTGAAGATGAGAGATTTAAAGCACTTTTTGAAGATAAG GACTTTGAGATTGATGAGAATTCAACAGAGTATTTGGCTTTACATCCCATGGCTTCCATGAAGCAACCTTCTTTGGTGGCGGAGCATTTTGAACTTCTGACGGAGGATGAAGATCAGAGCTTGAGTGATTCTGATAACTCGGCTGCATCTCAGTCATCTGGAGATGAACACAGCAAtggaaatagaaaattaaaaaagaaaccaag ATTATATGAAGTAAAGGATGAGAGGCATGCCGAGGCATTCTGGAACCGTGAATCTCTTGCAGATGAGGACTCTCTTCCTCTGGGAGAGAGAGCTGCAGCTCTTGGAGATAATCTGCTGACCTCTGCCCGAAATAACATAAAGTTTGGACCAGGAGGATCTCGTGAAATTTCCTTCACTACACGAAGCTCAGCCACGTACAAAGAGGATGGGGAGGACAAAGACATGCAGCGTGAGAAGAGGAGGGGAATCCAGTCATTAGGGCTGAAGTCAGCCAGATCAGGGTTTAGAGGTAATAGAAGAGGAGGAAGTAGGGGGAGGGGTAGAAGAGGCCGGCACTGA